In a genomic window of Cyclopterus lumpus isolate fCycLum1 chromosome 13, fCycLum1.pri, whole genome shotgun sequence:
- the sertad3 gene encoding LOW QUALITY PROTEIN: SERTA domain-containing protein 3 (The sequence of the model RefSeq protein was modified relative to this genomic sequence to represent the inferred CDS: inserted 1 base in 1 codon) has translation MSVDHRCSLSLKMIIKGQKRKHPPEDVEVSDRSSPTWESQRQFVFSVSLNKYQCGQVLPEPSLRRSVLIANTLRLISVEACTVPSVDMEVSQPPCSSSSALQESIFTGGAAAKHHSEVMYSDNHSAVVSCPLLSLDCTSNCATSRSPANCHLGALNVPLSVKDEDEDWGSMSTESDYSLSAAISSILTALDSIIDGGPQAAPRTPLRSLENLSGPCDGGVGWVKQGVRSYSGSWEQQVESSDLFQDIDTSLLERDMGVLGLRGSGDGYQAGDDFYQYLPSFSYSSXPLHHFSLSLNQDLKCWPSFSSFSPLSSSSASSPS, from the exons ATGTCTGTTGACCATCGCTGCTCCCTCAG TTTAAAGATGATCATCAAGGGGCAAAAGCGCAAACATCCACCGGAGGACGTGGAGGTTTCCGACAGGAGCAGCCCTACCTGGGAGAGCCAGCGCCAGTTTGTCTTCTCGGTCTCCCTGAACAAGTATCAGTGTGGCCAGGTGCTGCCTGAACCCAGCCTGCGGAGGTCTGTCCTCATAGCCAACACTCTGCGGCTGATCAGCGTGGAGGCTTGTACGGTGCCCTCTGTAGACATGGAGGTGTCACAACCGCCTTGTAGCTCTTCATCTGCCCTCCAGGAGAGTATTTTTACCGGAGGCGCTGCAGCAAAGCATCACTCTGAGGTGATGTATTCTGACAACCACTCGGCTGTTGTCAGCTGCCCTCTGCTTTCTTTAGATTGCACGTCAAATTGTGCTACAAGTAGGTCTCCTGCAAACTGCCACTTGGGTGCATTAAATGTCCCTCTGTCTGTAAAAGACGAAGATGAGGACTGGGGGTCCATGTCCACAGAGTCCGATTACTCCCTCTCAGCTGCCATCTCCTCCATTCTCACCGCGCTGGACTCCATCATTGATGGGGGCCCACAGGCAGCTCCACGTACACCTCTCAGGTCCTTGGAGAACCTGTCGGGGCCCTGCGATGGAGGAGTGGGGTGGGTGAAACAGGGAGTCAGAAGTTATTCAGGAAGCTGGGAGCAGCAGGTAGAGTCTAGCGATCTGTTCCAGGATATAGACACATCCCTGCTAGAGAGGGACATGGGTGTGCTTGGACTCAGAGGCAGTGGAGATGGATACCAGGCTGGGGATGACTTTTACCAGTATCTGCCCTCTTTCTCCtattcct tccctctacaccacttctccctctctctcaacCAGGATCTGAAGTGCTGGCCTTCGTTCTCCTCGTTCAGCCCATTGTCATCCTCATCTGCTTCTTCACCGTCTTAG
- the blvrb gene encoding flavin reductase (NADPH), whose translation MMSDSIKNVAIFGATGMTGLATLPLAVAAGYNVTVLVRDPARLPADHKAARVVVGDVLNKEDVKKTMEGQDAVVIILGTRNNLSPTTMMSEGTKNILEAMKACGIGKVVGCMSAFLLWDRSKVPPRMLPVTEDHDRMYAGLQSSGLDYVAVMPPHIGDNLPLTESYEAAEDMLKGRAISKHDLGHFFVKCLSTSKWDGKTVGVWGEYK comes from the exons ATGATGTCGGACTCCATCAAAAACGTCGCGATATTTGGAGCCACGGGAATGACCGGGCTGGCAACCCTCCCACTGGCGGTGGCTGCAG GGTACAACGTGACGGTGCTGGTGCGGGACCCCGCCAGGCTGCCTGCCGACCACAAGGCCGCCAGAGTGGTGGTGGGAGATGTGCTCAACAAAGAGGACGTGAAGAAGACCATGGAGGGCCAGGACGCTGTTGTCATCATCCTGGGCACCAGGAACAACCTGA GCCCGACCACCATGATGTCCGAAGGCACCAAGAACATCCTTGAAGCCATGAAGGCTTGCGGGATCGGCAAAGTGGTCGGCTGCATGTCGG CCTTTCTGCTGTGGGATCGCTCCAAAGTCCCGCCCCGTATGCTCCCCGTGACAGAGGACCATGACAGGATGTACGCAGGGCTGCAGTCATCGGGGCTGGACTACGTGGCCGTCATGCCTCCTCACATTGGTG ACAACCTCCCTCTGACTGAGAGCTACGAGGCGGCGGAGGACATGCTAAAAGGAAGAGCCATCTCTAAACACGACCTGGGACACTTCTTTGTCAAGTGTCTGTCCACCTCCAAGTGGGACGGCAAGACCGTCGGAGTGTGGGGAGAGTACAAATGA